Genomic segment of Flavobacteriales bacterium:
TTTGTAATGGGACCTTTGCTCACAAGTCTTTCGGTAACCGATTATCTTGCAGATTCGAAAACCTTTGTCTACTTAAAAAACATGACCTTGTATTATAATGTGCAATGGGAATTACCTGGGGTATTTCAGGATTCTCCAAACACCGCGATCAATGGCTCGCTTTGGTCGCTGCCTGTTGAGGTTAGATGTTATGTGCTTTTAGCTGTTGTTAGCTTGTTTGGGGTTTTTAAACATAAAAACATTTCAAATATAATTGTAGGAGGTTTATTAGTATTTGGGTATTATCATTTTATGGATCTTCCATTTGTGTCTTTGCGTGAGAAATTTTCTAGGCCTGCGATGTATTTTTTAATTGGTGTGTTTTTTTATGTAAATAGAGATAAAGTATTATTGGATCTAAGATTAGCAATTCTATCGTTAGTTCTGGTGGCTTTTTCTTTTGGTCAAGATTGGTTTTTATATGTTTTTCCGATTTCAATTGTTTATTTAATTTTCTTCCTTATTTACCGTACCACTTATATAAGTATTGATAAAAAACTAGGTGATATTTCGTATGGTATTTATATATATGCCTGGCCTGTACAACAATTAGTGGCCGTTTTATTACCTGATCAAACGCCAGTTGGTAA
This window contains:
- a CDS encoding acyltransferase produces the protein MSDKLYYLGDFDGSRKNNFTIVRIVLAWLVLYGHSFVIQKLEGFKDPLNAIFQGSTWVGAIAVDGFFAISGFLVCASIVNRGIVNYTISRVLRIFPGLIVCVLLSVFVMGPLLTSLSVTDYLADSKTFVYLKNMTLYYNVQWELPGVFQDSPNTAINGSLWSLPVEVRCYVLLAVVSLFGVFKHKNISNIIVGGLLVFGYYHFMDLPFVSLREKFSRPAMYFLIGVFFYVNRDKVLLDLRLAILSLVLVAFSFGQDWFLYVFPISIVYLIFFLIYRTTYISIDKKLGDISYGIYIYAWPVQQLVAVLLPDQTPVGNTIISSIIVFVLAYLSWNFIEKPSLFLKEKLLNISLFK